A window of Selenomonadales bacterium genomic DNA:
ACACGCTCGGCAAAACCTGGAAGCGTTGGAAAAACAGAAAAAAGAGCTCATCATCACAAGCCCGGCAGACGGCGTCATCGCCAACCAGATATATCAAGCGGGACAGCGTGTTGAAAGCGGATACCTCATAGCAAGCATCGCAGTCAAAGAAAACTGCACGCTCACCGCATACGTATCGGATGCAGAAAAAGCACAGCTCACAGAAGGGCAAACAGTAGCCGTCAAGATCGGCGCATACCCCGACAAACAATTCAGCGGAACCGTAACAAAGATCGAAAACGACTCGCAAGCAGACAACAAAAGTGCAGCCGTACAGATCCGCATGACAAACAACGACAACCTTTTGCGCGCAGGCATGCAAGCACAGATACAACTTGACTGACATTTGAAATAATTATAAAACGGAGTGAACAACCATGACCAAACAAAAACAAGCCGTAAGCATCCAAGACATCTCCTGCATCGGACGATGCTCCCTCACTGTAGCACTTCCTATCCTCTCCGCGGCAGGCATCGCTACCGCCATCGTACCAACAGCCATCTTATCCACCCACACGGGCGGATTCAAAGACTACACCTTCCATGACCTTACAGACGACATCATGCCCATCGCCAAACACTGGCTCACCGAAAACATCGAATTCGACGCCATCTACACAGGATACCTCGGCTCCTTTGAACAAATCGAAATCGTAAAACAGTTCTTTAAACTCTTCCGCAAAGAAAATACCCTCATCTATGTAGACCCTGCCATGGCAGACAACGGCAAACTCTACGCAGGATTCACCCCCGAATTTGCACTCAAAATGGGCGAACTCTGTGCACAAGCAGACGTCATCGTACCAAACATCACCGAAGCCTGCTTCATGCTCGGCGAACCGTACCAAGAAGGA
This region includes:
- a CDS encoding pyridoxamine kinase — its product is MTKQKQAVSIQDISCIGRCSLTVALPILSAAGIATAIVPTAILSTHTGGFKDYTFHDLTDDIMPIAKHWLTENIEFDAIYTGYLGSFEQIEIVKQFFKLFRKENTLIYVDPAMADNGKLYAGFTPEFALKMGELCAQADVIVPNITEACFMLGEPYQEGPYTEEYIDGLLDRLAEKIGAPQIVLTGVMYDKEKIGAAIYDTRTGKKGYAFTHYLPYSMHGTGDVYASAVLGALMNGSSLQDAAQIAADYTVESMEETYRTRDDLRYGVNFETTIPSLLKALGRI